The proteins below come from a single Tenuifilum thalassicum genomic window:
- a CDS encoding T9SS-dependent choice-of-anchor J family protein: MRRTDLKEKSLWIILVGISLLALSYVSKGQTILYEGFDSEIPASWTVSAESGSVLWNYATTGGNPSTTPKKGGGMVRYNCYNATAGSASLLQSPELTFPNGSTSVKLEFWMYRDNGFSSSDDLLEVYISNTTDYTTGDKLGEIHRNISKEPTVAANGWYLYSFPIPSSYLSSTAYLTFKGISAYGNNIFVDEVKVFSPFANDLKVESVTSNSMVPRNDEVITFTAKVINVGADTQNNIALSFEIDGNAIGQETITSIAPGDTAIISKDWTATEGNHTLLVQLPADDDVANNSYSDNFTVYGPNSLVENFENEWPPMGWESNGWTQGSFGAFEGSKCAYISSSPGKRLVTPKLDIDAGSSLSFYAKVGYGSKTFKLQYSTDKQTWQDIANSDVELNNEYKKFTIPLNSLTPGQYYLAFDYEFSYTSVYIDLVAGPNLVVEAPNAATNPSPTDGATEQQVLTTLSWDASSQGGIPTGYKVYIGTDGGGTSTPTNFVNGELVNSTSYTVQSALNYSTTYYWQIVPTNSQGDAANCPIWSFTTMADPTQPIPYSVDFNDGVIPNSWIVDKFSVQDKGKDNSKSLSVDLSYISDASFSTCPVGPLNASTQLVFDYRICKPSFVGYPQEAYELTADDKIEVLVSDDAGNSFTNIYEINSSNHYNSLEFKTIYLNLNSSYNGKSLIFRLGAHTGGGDFVVDIDNFMVRETPTNPSLGVNRTLIDFGYLPVTENPVDSIIVTNTGGGVLQINESDVEVVGTNSSSFTILADFPIELTAGMSSVIKVKFSDSQSGVKEASLNVASNASQTPSVINLNAESYSPLTTFFEDFESTDADKVPKGWTANYSGYGYAGVEMNANNAYSGSKTMQLSKWSNSLAYVITPALADFSENRLVFYAKSSLESTAVAVGVVSNPKNLDSFDEIALVNLTTEYKKYSVDFSSYAGTSCYIAFKTPTGASNPVIRIDDVNWEKLPTTPILAVSKSSLYFGLAVVGDTLYSVISLSNQGADTILIEKSNLSFIGADSLEFLLADSIDFPISIGSNQSKDLELRFVPQTEGEKHAQLQISHNGSNSPYNIQLTGSALSDRNLIEDFNSILFPPTGWSNDDGWVRQTFAPYEGVGHAYISPANEVVDTKLITPRVVLNDGDSIVFYHKTTAYSDFPQLKVMYSTTPAGPWSQVGDVVNVNTYSYTKSRVNFTGVTLGTYYVALAVTSKPYKSTFVDYVYGPVVYTEPKFTSSPDSIAYKGEEYRYNVSVVDKDGQNISITSSNIPSWLTLNDNGDGTAVLVGVPSVLGDNTIVLEASDGVSTVNQEFVISVVESNHLPVFSSTPLTEATVGESYEYQIIASDEDNDALTFQLVEAPTWLSLTDNGDGTAVLNGIPTAPDTASVKVQVSDGKGSTTQSFEIEVKQANVAPTFITEPKVKVQVNGYYNYSIKVSDANGDPITIKANKKPGWMSFIDNGNGTAVLSGLAFNEGVYDVELEASDGVLSTKQTFTVKVYTNHAPTFTSVPVELGLVNAEYEYQIVVSDENDDNVSLSVSEKPDWLEFTDNGDNTASLKGTPTSSGSFNVVISATDGVVSSIQQFTIHVKESNYTPTFTSSPVLKDKVGVLYSYSITVTDSDNDKLYISANSLPSWLSLTDNGDGTALLEGTPSEAGTYSVVLVASDLIDDATQQFDIEVGAANNPPVIESTPILSATVNEQYTYDIVARDQDGDPLEFNAVTLPDWLKLDVKENGHATLSGTPVTSGRFDVEFEVTDGYESTNQSFTINVVVSGIEDEEMFSIEVFPNPTSSFISVSGVSNVELVEIFNVLGNRVIVVDYTQKIDISKLPKGLYLIRVKNRDRRVFCSRFEVIR, translated from the coding sequence ATGAGAAGAACAGACCTTAAAGAGAAGTCTCTTTGGATTATTCTAGTTGGGATTTCCTTATTGGCACTTTCGTATGTGTCAAAAGGTCAGACAATCCTTTACGAGGGATTTGACTCTGAAATTCCTGCTAGTTGGACAGTTTCTGCTGAGAGTGGCTCTGTTTTATGGAATTATGCTACTACTGGCGGAAACCCTTCAACCACCCCAAAAAAAGGTGGGGGAATGGTGCGTTATAATTGCTATAATGCCACTGCGGGGTCGGCATCTTTGCTTCAAAGCCCTGAATTAACTTTTCCAAATGGATCTACCAGTGTGAAATTGGAATTTTGGATGTATCGCGATAATGGATTCTCAAGTAGTGACGATTTACTTGAGGTGTATATTAGTAATACTACCGATTACACAACAGGAGATAAATTAGGAGAGATACATAGAAATATCTCAAAAGAACCAACCGTTGCCGCTAACGGTTGGTATCTTTATTCATTCCCAATTCCTTCTAGCTACTTGTCTTCAACTGCCTACCTAACCTTTAAGGGGATTAGCGCATATGGTAATAATATTTTTGTTGACGAGGTTAAGGTATTTTCTCCTTTTGCAAATGACCTTAAAGTTGAGAGCGTTACAAGTAACTCTATGGTGCCTCGTAATGACGAGGTGATAACTTTCACTGCTAAGGTGATTAATGTTGGTGCTGATACACAAAACAATATCGCACTAAGTTTTGAAATTGATGGAAATGCCATTGGACAAGAAACAATAACTTCTATAGCTCCAGGTGACACCGCTATAATTAGTAAGGATTGGACTGCTACAGAGGGAAATCACACCCTTTTGGTGCAACTTCCTGCCGATGATGATGTTGCTAACAACTCTTACTCTGATAATTTTACAGTTTATGGGCCCAACTCTTTGGTTGAGAATTTTGAAAATGAATGGCCTCCTATGGGGTGGGAAAGTAATGGTTGGACTCAAGGTAGTTTTGGTGCTTTTGAAGGTAGTAAATGTGCATACATCTCATCTTCACCTGGGAAAAGGCTTGTTACACCTAAACTCGATATTGATGCAGGTTCAAGCCTCTCATTCTACGCTAAAGTTGGGTATGGTAGCAAAACTTTTAAACTACAGTACTCAACAGATAAACAGACCTGGCAAGACATAGCCAATAGCGATGTAGAACTAAATAATGAGTATAAAAAGTTTACAATACCATTAAATTCTCTTACTCCTGGGCAATACTATTTGGCATTTGATTATGAGTTTAGTTATACTAGTGTTTATATTGATTTAGTTGCTGGTCCAAATTTAGTTGTTGAAGCACCTAATGCTGCAACAAATCCTTCACCTACCGATGGCGCTACAGAACAACAAGTGCTAACAACTCTAAGTTGGGATGCAAGCTCCCAAGGGGGAATCCCTACCGGATACAAAGTATATATTGGAACCGATGGAGGTGGCACATCTACTCCTACTAATTTTGTTAATGGTGAACTTGTTAACTCAACCTCTTATACGGTTCAATCTGCCTTGAATTACAGCACAACCTATTACTGGCAAATTGTGCCCACAAATAGCCAGGGTGATGCAGCTAATTGCCCTATATGGAGTTTCACTACAATGGCTGACCCTACTCAACCTATCCCTTATTCTGTTGACTTCAACGACGGTGTGATACCTAACTCCTGGATTGTGGATAAGTTTAGTGTACAGGATAAAGGAAAGGACAACTCTAAATCGTTGAGTGTTGATTTGTCATATATATCCGATGCCTCTTTTTCTACCTGTCCAGTAGGCCCTTTAAATGCAAGTACACAGCTCGTATTTGATTATCGGATTTGTAAACCATCTTTTGTTGGTTATCCTCAAGAAGCATATGAACTTACGGCAGATGATAAAATTGAAGTTTTGGTTTCCGATGATGCAGGTAACTCTTTTACTAATATTTATGAAATTAATTCGTCGAACCATTATAACTCTCTAGAGTTTAAAACTATTTATCTTAATTTGAATTCTTCGTATAATGGTAAGAGTTTAATATTCAGGTTGGGTGCACATACTGGTGGTGGTGATTTTGTAGTAGATATTGATAATTTTATGGTGAGGGAAACACCAACCAATCCGTCACTGGGTGTGAATAGAACTCTAATCGATTTTGGATATCTCCCAGTTACAGAAAATCCTGTTGATTCAATTATAGTTACTAATACTGGTGGAGGCGTGTTGCAAATAAATGAGAGTGATGTGGAGGTGGTAGGTACAAATTCAAGTTCATTTACCATCCTGGCTGATTTCCCAATTGAACTCACTGCTGGTATGTCTTCAGTAATTAAGGTTAAATTTTCCGATTCTCAAAGTGGAGTTAAAGAGGCTAGCCTTAATGTCGCCAGCAATGCTTCGCAAACACCTAGTGTGATCAATCTTAACGCAGAATCGTATTCTCCCTTAACCACATTTTTTGAGGATTTTGAAAGTACCGATGCTGATAAAGTACCCAAAGGATGGACTGCTAATTATTCAGGGTATGGGTATGCAGGGGTCGAGATGAATGCAAATAACGCTTATAGCGGAAGTAAAACAATGCAGCTTTCAAAATGGTCAAATAGCCTTGCTTATGTTATAACTCCTGCACTTGCCGATTTTAGCGAAAATAGGTTAGTGTTTTATGCAAAAAGCTCATTGGAGTCAACTGCTGTGGCTGTAGGTGTGGTATCAAATCCTAAAAATTTAGACTCTTTTGACGAAATAGCATTGGTCAATCTTACCACTGAGTATAAAAAGTATAGTGTTGACTTTTCTTCTTATGCAGGCACAAGTTGTTATATTGCTTTCAAAACGCCAACTGGTGCATCTAACCCTGTAATACGGATTGATGATGTGAACTGGGAAAAATTACCTACAACCCCTATTCTTGCCGTATCCAAGTCATCCCTTTATTTTGGGTTGGCTGTTGTAGGCGATACTCTTTATAGTGTCATCTCGCTCTCTAACCAAGGTGCCGATACTATATTAATTGAGAAATCAAATCTCTCTTTTATCGGTGCAGATTCTTTAGAGTTTTTATTGGCTGATAGTATAGATTTCCCAATTTCAATAGGATCTAATCAGTCTAAAGATTTAGAATTAAGGTTTGTGCCCCAAACCGAAGGTGAGAAACATGCACAGCTCCAAATATCTCACAATGGTTCTAATTCGCCATATAATATACAACTTACTGGGAGCGCTCTTTCTGATAGAAATCTTATAGAAGATTTTAATTCAATTCTCTTTCCCCCAACAGGTTGGAGTAACGATGATGGCTGGGTAAGGCAAACCTTTGCACCATATGAGGGAGTTGGACATGCATATATTTCTCCTGCAAATGAGGTTGTTGACACCAAACTCATTACTCCACGTGTTGTGTTAAATGATGGCGATTCTATTGTTTTTTACCACAAGACTACAGCATACTCCGATTTCCCACAGTTGAAGGTAATGTACTCAACTACTCCTGCAGGCCCTTGGTCGCAGGTTGGCGATGTTGTAAATGTAAATACCTATTCTTATACTAAGAGCAGGGTAAACTTTACCGGCGTCACCCTTGGAACCTATTATGTTGCTTTGGCAGTAACTAGCAAGCCTTATAAATCTACTTTTGTAGATTATGTTTATGGGCCTGTAGTTTACACTGAACCCAAATTTACTTCTTCACCTGATTCCATAGCATACAAAGGTGAAGAATATAGGTACAATGTGTCGGTTGTTGATAAAGATGGTCAAAACATATCAATTACATCTAGCAACATTCCTTCATGGCTCACATTAAACGATAATGGTGATGGAACAGCTGTATTAGTTGGTGTGCCATCTGTATTAGGCGATAATACGATTGTCCTTGAAGCCTCCGATGGAGTTTCAACGGTGAATCAGGAGTTTGTTATCTCAGTTGTCGAAAGCAACCACCTGCCTGTATTCAGTTCTACTCCGTTGACTGAAGCAACGGTTGGAGAAAGTTATGAGTATCAGATAATTGCTTCCGATGAGGATAACGATGCGTTAACCTTCCAACTAGTAGAGGCACCAACTTGGTTATCTCTAACCGATAACGGCGATGGAACTGCAGTGCTTAATGGTATTCCTACAGCTCCTGATACTGCTTCCGTTAAGGTTCAGGTTAGCGATGGCAAAGGTTCAACAACTCAGTCGTTTGAAATAGAAGTAAAACAGGCTAATGTAGCTCCTACGTTCATAACCGAACCTAAAGTAAAAGTTCAGGTGAACGGATACTATAACTATTCAATTAAAGTTTCAGATGCAAACGGCGATCCTATTACCATTAAGGCAAATAAGAAACCTGGTTGGATGTCGTTTATCGACAATGGTAATGGAACCGCTGTTTTAAGCGGACTCGCATTCAATGAAGGTGTGTATGATGTGGAACTAGAGGCTTCTGATGGTGTGCTTAGCACAAAACAGACATTTACAGTAAAGGTGTATACTAATCATGCACCAACTTTTACCTCTGTTCCTGTCGAACTAGGATTAGTCAATGCTGAGTATGAATATCAAATTGTTGTTAGCGATGAAAATGACGACAATGTTTCTCTATCGGTAAGCGAAAAACCAGACTGGCTTGAATTTACTGATAATGGTGATAATACTGCATCGCTTAAAGGTACTCCTACAAGTTCAGGTAGCTTTAACGTGGTAATATCTGCTACCGACGGAGTCGTATCGTCAATTCAACAATTCACTATACACGTTAAAGAATCCAACTATACTCCTACATTTACAAGTAGCCCTGTGCTGAAAGATAAGGTTGGTGTTCTTTATAGCTACAGTATTACAGTGACTGATTCCGATAATGATAAGTTATACATTTCTGCAAATTCATTGCCAAGTTGGTTAAGCCTAACCGATAATGGCGATGGTACTGCGTTGCTAGAAGGTACACCTTCGGAAGCAGGAACTTATAGTGTTGTACTTGTTGCAAGCGATTTAATAGACGATGCAACTCAACAGTTTGACATCGAGGTTGGAGCGGCGAATAACCCTCCTGTTATTGAGTCGACACCAATTCTTTCTGCTACAGTTAACGAGCAGTATACATACGACATAGTGGCTCGCGATCAGGATGGCGATCCCCTTGAGTTTAATGCAGTCACTTTGCCCGATTGGTTGAAACTCGATGTAAAGGAGAATGGCCATGCTACACTTTCAGGTACACCTGTAACATCTGGTAGGTTTGATGTAGAGTTTGAAGTAACTGATGGTTATGAGTCAACTAATCAGAGTTTTACTATAAATGTTGTTGTGTCTGGAATTGAGGATGAGGAAATGTTTTCTATTGAGGTCTTCCCAAATCCAACATCAAGTTTTATTTCGGTTTCAGGTGTTTCAAATGTTGAACTTGTTGAGATTTTTAATGTTCTAGGTAACCGTGTGATTGTTGTTGATTACACTCAGAAAATCGACATATCAAAATTACCCAAAGGCTTATATTTAATTAGAGTGAAAAATAGGGATAGAAGAGTTTTCTGTTCACGATTTGAGGTAATTAGATAG
- a CDS encoding ABC transporter substrate-binding protein — MLRISTKCFILVSPFLLFIYACTSQNNESSANVFRYNESKGIATLDPAYARNLSLIWPVSQLFNGLVQFSDSLTVEPAIAKSWEVSTDGLTYTFHLRNDVFFHNSPAFKGGLGRKVTADDFVYSFNRILDPKTASPGMWVLGVLDTSYPGFKNGCFAPNDSTFVLKLRKPFPPFLGLLCMPYCYVVPHEAITFYGKDFGHHPVGTGPFFFKLWRDGERLVLRKNKKYFELDSSGFRLPYIDAVAITFIPDKQSEFLEFINGKIDFISGVYAASKDELLTRAGNLNPKYKGKIKMITGPYLNTEYIGFLVDTSLLSGKNHLLLDDRLRRAIAMGFDKAKMMLYLRNNLGYPAYGGFVPSGMPGFNNVEYGIFYNPNRAKELLAQLGISSNNPFNLKVSTTEDYLDIFEYIQHQLSEFAINVEIEVLPGAAYREMLANGKLPVFRGSWIADYPDPENYLACFYSKNFAPNGPNYTHFHNNNFDILYSKSMAIANYNERLKYYKTLDSLIVNQVVVIPLYYDKVVRFTKVNIEGLGANPMNYLNLKHVKIRNKNDNSSR, encoded by the coding sequence ATGCTGCGAATTAGTACCAAGTGTTTCATATTAGTTTCTCCTTTTTTATTGTTCATATATGCCTGCACATCCCAAAATAATGAAAGTTCGGCAAATGTTTTCAGGTATAACGAGAGCAAAGGTATTGCTACATTAGACCCTGCCTATGCTCGTAATTTATCTTTAATTTGGCCAGTCAGCCAGCTATTCAATGGACTTGTTCAGTTTTCCGACTCGTTAACAGTTGAGCCTGCCATAGCTAAAAGTTGGGAGGTGTCTACCGACGGTTTGACGTATACATTTCATTTGCGAAATGATGTGTTCTTCCACAACTCACCAGCCTTTAAAGGAGGTTTAGGAAGAAAGGTCACTGCCGATGATTTTGTTTACTCGTTTAACCGAATACTTGATCCTAAAACAGCTTCTCCTGGTATGTGGGTTTTGGGTGTTCTAGATACTTCTTACCCTGGTTTTAAAAACGGTTGTTTTGCACCTAACGATAGTACATTTGTTTTGAAACTGCGGAAACCTTTTCCTCCTTTTCTTGGTCTATTGTGCATGCCTTACTGTTATGTGGTGCCCCACGAGGCTATAACTTTTTATGGAAAAGATTTTGGCCACCACCCTGTTGGAACTGGACCTTTCTTTTTTAAACTTTGGCGCGATGGCGAAAGATTAGTTCTACGAAAGAACAAAAAGTATTTTGAACTAGATTCATCAGGTTTCAGGCTACCCTATATTGATGCTGTTGCCATTACATTTATCCCCGATAAACAGTCGGAGTTTTTAGAGTTTATTAATGGAAAAATCGATTTTATTTCAGGCGTATATGCTGCTTCTAAAGATGAACTTTTAACTAGGGCAGGAAATTTAAATCCCAAGTACAAAGGTAAGATCAAGATGATTACTGGTCCTTATCTAAACACCGAGTATATTGGATTTTTGGTAGATACATCATTGCTCTCAGGCAAAAATCATCTGCTGCTCGATGATCGCTTGCGTAGGGCAATTGCCATGGGGTTCGATAAAGCTAAAATGATGCTATATCTTAGAAATAATCTTGGGTATCCTGCTTATGGTGGGTTTGTTCCTTCTGGAATGCCTGGTTTTAACAATGTTGAATATGGAATATTCTATAATCCCAACAGAGCAAAAGAGTTGCTTGCTCAACTTGGAATTTCAAGTAACAATCCCTTTAATCTCAAAGTTTCAACAACCGAGGATTATCTTGATATCTTTGAGTACATTCAGCATCAGCTAAGTGAATTTGCAATTAATGTTGAAATAGAAGTGCTTCCTGGAGCTGCTTATCGAGAAATGTTGGCAAATGGGAAACTTCCTGTTTTTAGAGGCTCATGGATTGCCGATTATCCTGACCCAGAAAACTATTTGGCTTGTTTTTATTCTAAAAATTTTGCCCCTAATGGCCCAAACTATACGCATTTCCATAATAACAATTTCGATATTTTATATTCAAAATCAATGGCAATTGCTAATTATAACGAGCGGTTAAAGTATTATAAAACGCTAGATTCTTTAATAGTAAATCAAGTTGTAGTTATCCCTCTTTATTACGATAAAGTTGTACGTTTTACTAAAGTAAATATTGAAGGATTAGGTGCAAATCCAATGAATTATTTAAATCTTAAACATGTTAAAATAAGAAATAAAAATGATAATAGTAGCAGATAG